The DNA region GATCATGAAAGCCCCGGCAATGGTGATCGGCCTCGGCTCGCCCGACAGGGGAGACGACGCCGTGGGCGCCGCCGTCGCCGAGCGGGTGCGAGGGGTGGTTGGCGACGGCGTCGAGGTGCTTACCAGGGAGGACCCGACCGCCCTGGTGCACGCGTGGCACGGCCGCCACGTCGTCGTGCTTGTCGACTCCATGATCTCGGGTGGCGTCGCCGCAGGCACCGTCACCGTGCGCCGCGCGGGCACCCACGACGCGCCGCTGCCCACCTATGCCTTTGCCGCGGCGGGCCGAGGGGGCAGCCACGCCTTCGGGGTCGCGGGCGCGGTCGAATTGTCGCGCACGCTCGGCACGCTTCCGGAGCACGTCGCGATCGTGGGCATCGAGTCCACCACCTTCGAACACGGGCCCATGTCGCCCAAGGTGGAGGCGAGCATCGACGACGCTGTGGCCGCCGTGTGCGCCGAACTCGCGAGCGCCGGCATCGCCACCAAGGGGAGCTCCACCAAAGGATATGAGGCCGGGACATGTGCCTAGGGGCGGTGGCGAAGGTGGT from Demequina lutea includes:
- a CDS encoding hydrogenase maturation protease, with product MKAPAMVIGLGSPDRGDDAVGAAVAERVRGVVGDGVEVLTREDPTALVHAWHGRHVVVLVDSMISGGVAAGTVTVRRAGTHDAPLPTYAFAAAGRGGSHAFGVAGAVELSRTLGTLPEHVAIVGIESTTFEHGPMSPKVEASIDDAVAAVCAELASAGIATKGSSTKGYEAGTCA